The genomic stretch CGTAACAGAACCGGACAGCCCAATGTAAACTTTGATGAGATTCTCAGCTCTGTATTTAGCATCGGAAAGTTTTACTATTATGTAATTGACTTTTTTGATATGAGCATTTCTAATCTGAGTGCGGGTTTCGAGGAAGCCCACGGTATTTCCACAGAAAAAATCTGCCATATCAATGATGTTTTAGAACTTATTCATCCTGATGATATGGAATTTGTATCTCTGGCTGAAAAAAAATCTTTGAGCTTTATTTACGATGTTTTGGGTGTAGAAAAGTCACTTAAATATAAAGCCTCTTATAACTTTCGTTTTAAAGTGGCAGACGGTTCATATCGCTTATACAATCATCAATCGTTGATTTTGACATTGGACGAAAACAACAACTTCGTTAAATCGTTAAACATTCATACCGACATCAGCCATCTTACCTCTAAAAATAATTATAAGTGTTCGCTTATAGGACTTGCCGGAGAATCCAGTTTTTTGAATGTAGACGTAGAAGAAACT from Arachidicoccus sp. BS20 encodes the following:
- a CDS encoding LuxR C-terminal-related transcriptional regulator, with the protein product MNAKIDKMHSVWNSLQLSIRNRTGQPNVNFDEILSSVFSIGKFYYYVIDFFDMSISNLSAGFEEAHGISTEKICHINDVLELIHPDDMEFVSLAEKKSLSFIYDVLGVEKSLKYKASYNFRFKVADGSYRLYNHQSLILTLDENNNFVKSLNIHTDISHLTSKNNYKCSLIGLAGESSFLNVDVEETPKHIKGKNFSKRETEIIRLIAKGLSTKEISEKLFISTDTVKFHRHNILQKSSCINATELIARGVSEGWI